Proteins encoded in a region of the Coffea eugenioides isolate CCC68of chromosome 4, Ceug_1.0, whole genome shotgun sequence genome:
- the LOC113768623 gene encoding pentatricopeptide repeat-containing protein At4g02750-like: MAQPARLCLRSSNSPSWFFYSHFLKLPTLSKRYCSRDYATPVMLKNPQKLTGNSTIFGLELGKGVHRRNLELRSLGNQGKVSEARKMFDEMPQRDVVSYASMITIYLKQNDLPRAESLYSAMPERYIVADSAMVHAYAKVGQLDLARKIFDRMPCRNVFSWTGLISGYFKHGRVDDACELFRQMPEKNVVSWTTMLLGFARNGLIDQAQETFDQMPVKNVVSWTAMIRAYVESGQVDQAFQLFYQMPERNLYSWNIMIQACLDYDLVNEAVRLFNCMPWTNAVSWTTMVTGLAQKGFIDLARKYFDQMPSKDIIAWNAMVSAYADHGIMSEASKLFSLMPNHNMVTWNAMIDGYAKNGHQDEALKHFVLMLRRSSGANAITLTSVVIACEGILELLQAHGLLVKLGLEQETSLTNALVTMYSRSGDLSSARLVFENLEAKDILSWTAMILAYSNHGYGNQALQIFAQMLRSGNKPDEVTFVGVLTACSHAGLVKKGQRLFDSMRSAYNIIPNKEHYCCLVDILGRAGLVNEAVKVVYQMPPGECDGAVLGALLGSCKLYGEVALAKLLGERLLELEPSSSGSYVLLSNLYATCGLWDNFAHIRKRMKESRVNKVPGFSQVEVKGENHVFYAADRSHKEMEQIYAALKEKLLPVMQDKYCMYEAVAV; encoded by the coding sequence ATGGCTCAGCCGGCGCGGCTGTGCCTGAGGAGTTCAAATTCTCCTTCATGGTTCTTTTACAGCCATTTCTTGAAACTTCCCACCCTTTCCAAACGGTATTGCAGCAGGGACTATGCAACTCCGGTAATGCTAAAAAACCCACAAAAATTGACGGGCAACTCGACCATCTTTGGCTTAGAGTTGGGAAAGGGTGTCCATAGACGTAATCTTGAATTAAGAAGCTTGGGTAATCAAGGTAAAGTAAGTGAAGCCAGGAAGATGTTCGATGAAATGCCGCAAAGAGATGTCGTTTCTTATGCTTCCATGATTACGATTTATCTTAAACAAAATGATCTTCCTAGAGCTGAAAGTTTGTATAGTGCAATGCCTGAGAGATATATTGTAGCTGATTCGGCAATGGTACACGCCTATGCTAAGGTTGGTCAGCTGGATCTTGCGCGGAAAATTTTTGATCGTATGCCTTGTAGAAATGTGTTTTCTTGGACTGGTTTGATTTCTGGGTATTTTAAACATGGAAGGGTGGATGACGCTTGTGAACTCTTTCGACAAATGCCTGAGAAAAACGTGGTTTCGTGGACTACAATGTTGTTGGGTTTTGCTCGAAATGGCTTGATTGATCAGGCGCAGGAAACTTTTGATCAAATGCCAGTCAAAAATGTGGTTTCTTGGACAGCTATGATCAGGGCTTATGTGGAGAGTGGTCAAGTTGATCAGGCCTTTCAGCTCTTCTATCAAATGCCTGAACGTAATCTTTATTCCTGGAATATAATGATCCAAGCCTGCTTGGATTATGACTTGGTGAATGAGGCAGTGCGgctgtttaattgcatgccgtGGACGAATGCAGTTTCTTGGACCACAATGGTTACTGGGCTTGCACAGAAAGGATTTATTGATTTGGCTCGGAAGTATTTTGATCAAATGCCAAGCAAGGATATAATTGCTTGGAATGCTATGGTATCAGCCTATGCTGATCACGGCATCATGTCTGAGGCTAGTAAACTTTTCAGTTTGATGCCGAATCACAACATGGTGACATGGAACGCCATGATTGATGGGTATGCCAAAAATGGGCATCAAGATGAAGCTCTCAAGCACTTTGTTCTCATGCTACGAAGATCCAGTGGGGCTAACGCAATTACCCTCACTAGTGTAGTGATTGCATGTGAAGGAATTCTTGAGCTGTTGCAAGCTCATGGTCTTCTCGTCAAGCTAGGTCTTGAGCAAGAGACCTCATTGACCAATGCTCTTGTTACCATGTACTCTAGGAGTGGAGATCTTAGCTCAGCACGACTTGTTTTTGAGAATCTTGAGGCGAAAGACATTTTGTCATGGACAGCGATGATTCTCGCGTACTCTAATCATGGTTATGGTAACCAAGCATTACAGATATTTGCTCAGATGTTGCGATCAGGCAATAAACCAGACGAGGTTACATTTGTTGGAGTCTTGACGGCCTGTAGTCATGCAGGTCTTGTCAAGAAAGGCCAAAGGCTTTTTGACTCCATGAGGTCTGCTTATAATATCATTCCCAATAAAGAGCATTACTGTTGTCTTGTTGACATCCTTGGTCGAGCTGGGCTAGTCAATGAGGCTGTCAAGGTGGTTTACCAAATGCCTCCAGGAGAATGTGATGGTGCTGTTTTAGGAGCACTACTTGGCTCATGCAAGTTATATGGGGAGGTTGCCCTGGCAAAGCTTTTGGGTGAGAGATTATTAGAGCTAGAGCCATCTAGTTCAGGAAGCTATGTGCTTCTATCTAACTTGTATGCTACTTGCGGTTTGTGGGACAATTTTGCTCATATAAGAAAGAGGATGAAGGAGAGTAGAGTGAATAAAGTACCCGGTTTTAGTCAAGTAGAAGTAAAGGGTGAGAATCATGTGTTTTATGCAGCAGACAGATCTCATAAGGAAATGGAGCAGATATATGCTGCACTGAAGGAGAAGCTTCTACCGGTGATGCAAGATAAATATTGCATGTATGAAGCTGTAGCGGTATAG
- the LOC113767685 gene encoding protein MODIFIER OF SNC1 1, with protein MTSNILAGERRWASARRTGMTVLGKVSVPKPLNLPSQRLENHGLDPNVEIVPKGSLGWGSRPSSSASNPWGSTTQSSNADGSVSSPSQLSGRPSSAGSGSRPSTAGSDRTYERTANAWGPSSRPSSASGVLASNQTSTSLRPQSAETRPSSSQLSRFAEPVSDSSGLRGPSGTAERVGVASSENDRFSLSTGDFPTLNSSRDGSAKNSEPRDQGSHSRPSSASGTQRKEKTEESQAGQDIMSGTVNAWNRDGPRSADDGMQPSQVKWHGEPQQYVNSNIPPPQFDAWRGPPMNAPAGVWYRGPPAGPPYGAPVAPGGFPIEPFPYYCPQIPPPALPNSQPVPLPGAGPRGHHPKNGELYRPQMPEAFVRPGMPFRPGFYPGPMHFEGYYGPPMGYCNSNERELPFKGMGGPSAYNRHSPDSGHSHARAGRTGSTGKMLSEHVETAHSGDASGQYKVLLKQHDEGNGKGDGENLERRPTFDNTSHPKKGVLSGVSLRREWGAEPEPDSEEETYAMRTEGENSSSHKAKDQGAHDPDTFKVQSFENVCSAVVDNNQKHQSVTAAPSPGMSQPSPGTERGLTVTATARDSTLMQKIEGLNVKVRASDGRYDGPQNSSQAVIPKGNDMIKAGIMGPGSQEMLPSAGDRSSHPAFAPRRAYDHMHGKGSDNGKGRLRSLDGGGWQKKPVAAEPAIIPAAEPAIIPAAEPAIIPAADIISIDVHETKVQPVVAAVEDPTGKNEGETATEIFDSTDSQAQRAKMRELAKQRALQLQKEEEERSREQKAKAFAKLEELNRRTQGGKPLKNEKALVGVCQPELQEQQTYSGSSLDDAKSQAVTKVISSVSGVVTQSSLSTVPSGDESATSSSNLPKAVPIEPVVLDGQSLPLKQEAHSADAIDRKTSAQMNEGGASRHKRNSFKPKQNATQEKKISQQSEAISVPEGPKNETGITSNEVNVVSPADTLYSGESNFPRNPNIVSESSAQQRRKGNRSGKKHKLDDAASIPILPSTAPNESNSVEAYTEKEDFKASQSDLDSSVVQEVITTVDGMESSKQHSSLQGDEAHGRLSNHRKPQHSRRFARNQQSNRFTDKSHGSDVVIWAPVKSQSKAEPASEMSQQNAQECGISAKCDNQVQSNIKSKRAEMERYVPKPVAKELAQQNSVQQPVSYSTEMSTSDEFSERIESGLASSGSLHPGSSATCNVASTAECREVDSRLNKQVKAHGAWRQRGSTEAPQNASPTSTSNSSKSTRTSVRQNQSVKPDLNSAKVEGKVSRDSSASDGQNVSTYSNVTAPALSPVAKDQGVTGKGKKHSLKADKSMGFNHDNEKNQISGEADGSHIQFLGPDIKHADKVNLSKESRGFEERSSSHWQPKSNSSSNNSQRGNRSNLGQAVTVEKDVVKKDYPSLPSSHVPPNVKESSEIDSLLDQTSENVGHQGHRKERRMPTSKGHSHPPNGGANGADESRYTINADPQNKQHLSSDIKRGRTQNNYPGTSREPRGDWNNDRQRHNIHHYEYHPVGSYNNSKPEKPEDEYHNAGQRYKDRGLGQSKRGRGNFHGRQSGSIRLDAGSG; from the exons ATGACGTCAAATATATTAGCAGGAGAACGAAG ATGGGCTTCTGCAAGACGAACTGGAATGACTGTGTTAGGGAAAGTTTCTGTTCCAAAGCCTTTGAATTTACCCAGCCAAAG GTTAGAAAATCATGGCCTGGATCCCAATGTGGAAATTGTTCCCAA GGGTAGTCTTGGTTGGGGAAGCCGCCCTTCATCATCTGCTTCCAATCCATGGGGTTCCACAACACAGTCTTCAAATGCTGATGGTAGTGTCAGTTCACCAAGCCAGCTGAGTGGGCGTCCATCATCTGCTGGAAGTGGTAGTCGACCATCAACTGCTGGTAGTGATAGAACATATGAGCGCACTGCTAATGCATGGGGTCCAAGTTCTAGGCCTTCATCAGCTTCTGGAGTATTGGCATCAAACCAAACATCAACCTCGTTGCGGCCACAGAGTGCTGAAACAAGACCTAGTAGCTCACAACTGTCACGGTTTGCAGAACCTGTATCTGATAGTTCAGGTCTGCGGGGTCCAAGTGGTACTGCAGAAAGAGTG GGGGTTGCTTCCTCCGAGAATGACAGGTTCTCGCTGAGTACTGGGGATTTTCCAACACTAAATTCAAGTAGAGATGGTTCTGCGAAGAATTCTGAGCCACGAG ATCAGGGTTCTCATAGCCGTCCTAGTTCAGCTTCTGGCACCCAGAGAAAAGAGAAGACAGAAGAATCTCAAGCTGGCCAGG ATATCATGAGCGGAACAGTTAATGCGTGGAACAGAGATGGTCCCCGAAGTGCAGATGATGGGATGCAGCCTAGCCAAGTGAAGTGGCATGGGGAGCCTCAACAATATGTCAATTCCAATATTCCCCCACCACAGTTTGATGCATGGCGTGGCCCTCCCATGAATGCACCAGCTGGTGTTTGGTATAGAGGTCCTCCTGCGGGGCCACCTTATGGAGCCCCTGTTGCACCTGGTGGCTTCCCCATTGAGCCATTCCCTTACTACTGTCCGCAAATTCCGCCTCCAGCTTTACCAAATTCACAGCCAGTTCCTCTGCCAGGGGCTGGTCCCAGGGGACACCATCCAAAAAATGGGGAGCTATACAGGCCTCAGATGCCTGAAGCTTTTGTACGTCcaggaatgccatttaggccAGGTTTTTATCCTGGTCCAATGCATTTTGAGGGCTATTATGGGCCACCAATGGGTTATTGCAATTCCAATGAACGGGAACTACCATTTAAGGGCATGGGTGGCCCATCTGCTTATAATAGACATTCTCCTGATTCTGGCCATTCTCATGCCAGAGCTGGTAGGACTGGTTCTACGGGCAAAATGTTATCAGAGCACGTAGAAACAGCTCATTCTGGTGATGCCTCTGGGCAATATAAAGTTCTTTTAAAGCAACATGATGAAGGGAATGGGAAGGGGGATGGTGAGAATTTGGAACGCAGGCCAACATTCGATAATACCTCACATCCTAAGAAAGGAGTTCTGTCTGGTGTGTCATTGCGAAGGGAGTGGGGTGCTGAGCCTGAGCCTGATAGTGAAGAAGAGACGTATGCAATGAGAACAGAAGGTGAAAACTCATCTTCACACAAAGCAAAGGATCAAGGGGCTCATGATCCTGACACTTTCAAAGTCCAGTCTTTTGAGAATGTGTGCAGTGCTGTGGTTGATAATAATCAGAAACACCAATCTGTGACTGCTGCACCCTCTCCAGGAATGTCACAACCATCTCCTGGCACAGAAAGAGGTTTAACTGTAACAGCTACCGCAAGAGATTCAACTTTAATGCAGAAAATTGAAGGCTTGAATGTGAAAGTCCGTGCCTCCGATGGACGTTATGATGGTCCACAGAACTCATCCCAAGCTGTTATCCCTAAGGGTAATGACATGATCAAAGCTGGTATTATGGGACCTGGATCCCAGGAAATGCTTCCTTCTGCTGGGGATAGAAGCTCTCACCCAGCATTTGCTCCTAG GAGAGCGTATGATCATATGCATGGTAAAGGTAGTGATAATGGCAAAGGAAGGCTTCGCAGTTTGGATGGTGGTGGCTGGCAAAAGAAACCTGTAGCTGCTGAGCCTGCTATTATCCCAGCTGCTGAGCCTGCTATTATCCCAGCTGCTGAGCCTGCTATTATCCCAGCTGCTGATATCATATCTATTGATGTCCATGAAACTAAAGTCCAACCTGTAGTGGCAGCTGTTGAGGATCCTACAGGGAAGAACGAAGGAGAAACGGCAACTGAAATATTTGACTCAACTGATAGCCAGGCACAG CGTGCCAAAATGAGAGAATTGGCGAAGCAACGGGCCTTACAGCTACAGAAGGAAGAGGAAGAGCGAAGTAGAGAACAGAAGGCAAAGGCTTTTGCTAAACTGGAGGAGCTGAATAGGCGTACACAGGGAGGCAAGCCTTTGAAGAATGAAAAAGCTCTGGTTGGTGTGTGCCAGCCAGAGCTACAAGAACAACAAACATACTCTGGATCGAGCCTGGATGATGCTAAATCTCAAGCTGTGACAAAGGTTATTTCTTCAGTCTCTGGTGTTGTTACTCAGTCTAGTCTGAGCACTGTCCCAAGTGGTGATGAATCTGCAACTTCAAGCAGCAATTTACCCAAAGCTGTCCCCATTGAGCCAGTTGTTTTGGATGGTCAGTCCTTGCCTTTGAAACAGGAAGCCCATTCTGCTGATGCCATTGATCGTAAAACTTCTGCCCAAATGAATGAAGGTGGTGCCTCTAGACATAAACGAAACAGCTTTAAGCCAAAGCAGAATGCTacgcaagaaaaaaaaattagccaacAGTCAGAGGCAATCAGCGTTCCTGAGGGCCCTAAAAATGAGACTGGTATAACTTCCAATGAAGTCAATGTGGTTTCTCCAGCTGATACTTTGTATAGTGGTGAATCAAACTTCccaagaaaccctaacattGTTAGCGAGTCCTCTGCACAACAGAGAAGGAAAGGCAACAGGAGTGGCAAAAAGCACAAGCTGGATGATGCAGCATCTATACCTATTTTACCATCAACAGCACCAAACGAAAGTAACTCTGTTGAAGCTTACACTGAAAAGGAGGACTTTAAGGCTTCTCAATCAGATCTGGATAGTAGTGTAGTTCAGGAGGTGATCACTACTGTTGATGGAATGGAGTCCTCCAAGCAGCATTCTTCTTTACAAGGTGATGAGGCTCATGGTAGACTAAGCAACCACAGAAAACCTCAGCACTCTCGCAGGTTTGCAAGAAACCAACAATCTAACAGGTTTACGGATAAATCTCATGGCAGTGATGTTGTTATTTGGGCACCTGTGAAGTCACAAAGTAAAGCAGAGCCTGCAAGTGAAATGAGCCAACAAAATGCACAGGAATGTGGTATTTCAGCAAAATGTGATAATCAAGTACAGAGTAACATTAAAAGCAAAAGGGCAGAAATGGAGAGATATGTACCCAAGCCAGTTGCCAAAGAACTAGCTCAGCAGAATAGTGTCCAGCAGCCAGTTTCATATTCAACTGAGATGTCAACATCTGATGAGTTTTCTGAGAGAATTGAAAGTGGGTTAGCAAGCTCTGGAAGTCTTCATCCGGGTAGTTCAGCAACCTGCAATGTTGCATCAACTGCAGAGTGTAGGGAAGTTGATTCCAGGCTTAATAAACAAGTCAAAGCACATGGAGCATGGCGTCAACGGGGTTCAACAGAAGCACCGCAGAATGCATCTCCAACTTCCACATCCAACTCAAGCAAGAGTACTCGGACATCAGTCCGCCAAAACCAATCTGTGAAGCCCGATCTAAATTCTGCCAAAGTGGAAGGGAAGGTATCCAGGGATTCTAGTGCTTCTGATGGCCAGAATGTGTCCACTTATTCTAATGTAACAGCTCCTGCTCTTTCACCTGTTGCGAAAGATCAGGGAGTAacaggcaaaggaaagaagcacTCATTGAAGGCTGACAAAAGCATGGGATTTAATCATGACAATGAGAAGAATCAAATTAGTGGGGAAGCTGATGGGAGTCATATCCAATTTTTGGGTCCTGACATAAAACATGCTGATAAGGTCAATCTATCAAAAGAGAGTCGAGGCTTTGAGGAACGGTCATCGTCTCATTGGCAACCCAAATCTAATTCATCTTCAAATAACAGCCAGCGTGGAAATAGGTCTAACTTAGGTCAGGCTGTTACTGTGGAAAAAGATGTTGTCAAAAAGGATTATCCTTCACTGCCTAGTTCCCATGTTCCGCCTAATGTCAAGGAGAGCAGCGAAATAGATTCTCTGCTGGATCAAACTTCTGAAAATGTAGGGCATCAAGGACACAGGAAAGAAAGGAGAATGCCAACATCTAAAGGACATTCCCACCCCCCTAATGGAGGCGCAAATGGTGCTGATGAATCAAGATATACTATTAATGCTGATCCTCAAAATAAGCAGCATTTATCTTCTGATATCAAGAGGGGTCGAACTCAAAATAATTATCCTGGAACAAGCCGTGAACCTCGTGGGGATTGGAATAATGATAGGCAGAGGCATAACATCCACCACTATGAGTACCATCCTGTAGGGTCATATAACAATAGTAAACCTGAAAAACCAGAAGATGAATATCATAATGCGGGCCAAAGATACAAGGACAGAGGACTGGGTCAGTCAAAGCGTGGCAGGGGAAATTTTCATGGGCGGCAAAGCGGCAGTATACGTTTAGATGCTGGTTCTGGCTGA